The Zerene cesonia ecotype Mississippi chromosome 14, Zerene_cesonia_1.1, whole genome shotgun sequence genome window below encodes:
- the LOC119831861 gene encoding cyclin-dependent-like kinase 5, with product MQKYEKLEKIGEGTYGTVFKAKNKETHEIVALKRVRLDDDDEGVPSSALREICLLKELKHKNIVRLYDVLHSEKKLTLVFEHCDQDLKKYFDSLNGEIDLDVVKSFMYQLLRGLAFCHSHNVLHRDLKPQNLLINKNGELKLADFGLARAFGIPVKCYSAEVVTLWYRPPDVLFGAKLYTTSIDMWSAGCIFAELANSGRPLFPGSDVDDQLKRIFKLLGTPNEETWPGVTQLPDYKPLPVYQPSLGLAQVVPRLSARGRDLLARLLTCNPALRMPADDAMAHAYFHDLNPSVKNDRC from the exons ATGCAGAAATATGAAAAGCTTGAAAAAATTGGCGAAGGAACCTATGGGACTGTATTTAAGgccaaaaataaagaaactcaCGAAATAGTTGCATTGAAAAGAGTCCGACTAGATGATGACGACGAGGGGGTTCCGTCATCAGCATTGCGGGAAATATGCCTCCTTAAAGaactaaaacacaaaaatatcgtAAGATTATATGATGTGTTAcatagtgaaaaaaaattgacccTAGTTTTTGAGCATTGTGATCAAGACTTgaagaaatattttgatagtCTGAATGGTGAAATAGATTTAGATGTGGTGAAGTCATTCATGTATCAGTTGCTTAGAGGGCTTGCTTTTTGCCATAGTCATAATGTTTTGCATAGGGACCTTAAGCCACAGAATTTACTCATCAACAAAAATGGCGAACTTAAATTAGCCGATTTTGGATTGGCTAGGGCTTTTGGTATTCCAGTAAAGTGTTATTCGGCCGAAGTAGTAACTCTATGGTATCGCCCTCCTGATGTGTTGTTTGGGGCCAAATTGTATACAACAAGTATAGATATGTGGTCTGCTGGTTGCATTTTTGCAGAGCTAGCTAACTCTGGTAGACCATTATTCCCAGGGTCAGATGTTGATGatcaattaaaaagaatttttaaactgCTTG GTACACCAAATGAGGAAACCTGGCCTGGTGTAACACAACTACCAGACTACAAGCCACTGCCAGTATATCAACCAAGCTTGGGGCTAGCCCAAGTGGTGCCAAGACTGTCTGCTAGGGGTAGAGATCTCCTTGCTCGTCTATTGACTTGCAACCCAGCTTTAAGAATGCCAGCTGATGATGCAATGGCTCATGCGTACTTCCACGACCTCAATCCATCTGTGAAGAATGACAGATGTTAA
- the LOC119831862 gene encoding DNA replication complex GINS protein PSF3 — protein MSNYLSITDILVSNEKVPCKFLHDLPKMGFLDPSCTEEDLKAGTNLEIPLWLAESLSSRRPPLANVDLPKVYKETYREIFNADACTVDLHKLSQYFYELGCYIAKHDIKGEVASTLVNTFRQRFRMILSASVSTDSVNAVQPLSASERVRTAAAMITEKALSAWLKRGDCLLTTANMVANHRKRKRAEMEML, from the exons ATGTCTAATTACTTATCCATAACCGATATTTTAGTCAGTAATGAAAAAGTACCGTGTAAGTTTTTACACGATCTACCAAAAATGG GATTTTTGGACCCATCTTGTACGGAAGAGGACTTGAAAGCTGGAACAAATTTAGAAATACCATTGTGGTTAGCCGAGTCTCTTTCTTCCAGAAGACCACCACTTGCTAATGTAGATTTACcaaaagtttataaagaaacttatagagaaatttttaatgcagATGCTTGTACTGTAGACCTGCATAAgctttcacaatatttttatgagcTTGGCTGTTATATAGCTAAACATGATATAAAGGGAGAAGTTGCATCAACACTTGTAAAT ACATTCCGACAGCGTTTCCGAATGATTCTCTCTGCTAGTGTATCAACAGATTCAGTAAATGCTGTTCAACCTTTATCTGCCAGTGAAAGAGTTAGGACTGCTGCAGCTATGATTACTGAAAAAGCCCTCTCTGCATGGTTGAAAAGAGGCGATTGCCTGCTTACTACTGCAAATATGGTTGCTAACCATAGAAAACGAAAACGTGCAGAGATGGAAATGCTATAA